From the Synechococcales cyanobacterium T60_A2020_003 genome, the window ATTTCAGTAACAATTGGGCACGGTGAGACGTCGAGCCGTTGGGTATGATAGTCAGTATGCCCTGACAAGGCGACCTGTTACCTACACTCTCAGACACATTGTTTTATGGCTCGAGACTACTACGAGATTCTTGGTGTCTCGCGGGACGCTGATAAGGAGGAGATAAAGCGCGCATACCGTAAGCTTGCTCGCAAGTATCATCCGGATGTCAACAAAGAACCGGGGGCGGAAGAGACGTTCAAAGAAATTAACCGGGCTTACGAAATTTTGTCTGAGCCGGAAATGCGGGCTCGGTATGATCGCTTTGGTGAGGCTGGGGTTGGTTCAGCAGCGGCAGCAGGAGCGGGCTATCAAGATTTTGGTGACTTCGGTGGCTTCGCAGATATCTTTGAAAGTTTTTTCAGCGGTTTTTCCGGTGGAGGCCCTGGACAAACGACCCGGCGTCAAACGGGGCCTGTCCGTGGTGGCGATCTGCGGAAAGATCTGGTTCTGGACTTTCGGGATGCCATTTTTGGGTGTGATCAAGAGATCCGCGTCAATACCTTAGAAACTTGCGCCAAGTGTGGTGGCAGCGGGGCAAAACCCGGTACAAAACCCCGCACCTGTTCGACCTGTGGAGGAACAGGGCAAGTGCGACGAGCAACCCGTACGCCCTTTGGCAGTTTCACCCAAGTCTCGGTCTGTCCCACCTGTAGCGGTAGGGGTCAAGTCATCGAAGACAAGTGCGATGCTTGCGGTGGCAACGGGCAAATTCAGGAAACCAAGAAACTGAAAATCACCGTCCCACCGGGCGTTGATACAGGCACTAGCCTACGGGTGCCTGGCAAGGGGGATGCGGGTCAACGGGGAGGGCCGCCTGGGGATCTCTACGTGCATTTATCCGTTAAGTCTGATCCGGAGTTTGAGCGGGATGGCATCAATATCCTCTCGGATCTGAAGATTAGCTATCTGCAAGCCATTTTGGGCTGTCGGATCGAGGTAAATACGGTGGATGGACCGCAGGAACTGGTGATCAATCCCGGAACACAACCTGGAACCGTGGTGACCCTCGAAAATAAGGGAGTGCCTCGGTTAGGAAATCCGGTTAGCCGTGGTGACCACTTGATTACGGTGGAGGTTGATATTCCCACCAAGATTAATCAAGAAGAACGCGAGCTTTTGGAAAAGTTAGCCAAGATCCGGGGCGATCGCCTGGGAAAGACCGGGGGCATTGAAGGGTTTTTGGGAGGACTGTTTCGCGGATGAGTACCAGTAACTCTACGACTCAGCCAACCCCCAATGTCCAACTTGACTTACGGGGCACTCCCTGCCCGATTAACTTTGTGAAAACTAAGCTCCAGCTTGAGAAGATGGAGCCGGGTCAGGTGTTAGAAGTGTGGATTGATCCTGGGGAACCTGTGGAGCAAGTGCCAGACAGTTTGCAAATGGAAGGGTATGTGATTGAGCAATTGCAGGACTGTACGGACTACTTTGCGTTGAGAGTTCGGCATCCGGCCTGACCCCATGCAAGACGGACGGCTCAGCACAGAATTCGCAAATTCCCTAGGCCAGATGGAGGGAATGGTACTGGGAACCGTTCTGTCCTTTCAGGCCAACTACTATACCGTTCAACTAGATACGCCCCATTGCCTAGATACGGAAGATGGCGCGGTAACCATTAGCACCCTACTGTGTACGCGGCGATCGCGCCTTAAGAAAGTAGGGCAGCGGGTGATGGTGGGCGATCGCGTTTGGATAGAAGAACCCGACTGGCAAGGGCAACGGGGGGCGATCGCCCAGGTGCTTCCTCGCAAGACCGAACTAGATCGGCCACCGATTGCCAATGCAACGCAGATCATTCTAGTGTTTGCCCTCGCAGAGCCGGACATTGAACCGTTACAGCTCAGTCGGTTTTTAACAAAGGCGGAGTCCACAGCCCTCACGGTTCTTCTGTGCCTGAGTAAAAGTGATCTGGTTCCCCAAGCTATACAGGAGAGCTGGTGCGATCGCCTGCAATCCTGGGGCTACACTCCGATTGTGTTCAGCACCTATGCCGATCACAATCTGGAGGCGATCGCCCACCACTGCCAGCATCAAGTATCCGTCATTTCCGGCCCTTCCGGTGTGGGTAAGTCCAGTTTGATTAACCATCTGATTCCCGACGCTCACCTGCGAGTCGGGGAAGTCTCCGGCAAACTAGGAAAGGGACGACACACCACCCGCCATGTGGAATTGTTTGAGTTACCGGGTA encodes:
- the dnaJ gene encoding molecular chaperone DnaJ, producing MARDYYEILGVSRDADKEEIKRAYRKLARKYHPDVNKEPGAEETFKEINRAYEILSEPEMRARYDRFGEAGVGSAAAAGAGYQDFGDFGGFADIFESFFSGFSGGGPGQTTRRQTGPVRGGDLRKDLVLDFRDAIFGCDQEIRVNTLETCAKCGGSGAKPGTKPRTCSTCGGTGQVRRATRTPFGSFTQVSVCPTCSGRGQVIEDKCDACGGNGQIQETKKLKITVPPGVDTGTSLRVPGKGDAGQRGGPPGDLYVHLSVKSDPEFERDGINILSDLKISYLQAILGCRIEVNTVDGPQELVINPGTQPGTVVTLENKGVPRLGNPVSRGDHLITVEVDIPTKINQEERELLEKLAKIRGDRLGKTGGIEGFLGGLFRG
- a CDS encoding sulfurtransferase TusA family protein produces the protein MSTSNSTTQPTPNVQLDLRGTPCPINFVKTKLQLEKMEPGQVLEVWIDPGEPVEQVPDSLQMEGYVIEQLQDCTDYFALRVRHPA
- the rsgA gene encoding small ribosomal subunit biogenesis GTPase RsgA, whose protein sequence is MQDGRLSTEFANSLGQMEGMVLGTVLSFQANYYTVQLDTPHCLDTEDGAVTISTLLCTRRSRLKKVGQRVMVGDRVWIEEPDWQGQRGAIAQVLPRKTELDRPPIANATQIILVFALAEPDIEPLQLSRFLTKAESTALTVLLCLSKSDLVPQAIQESWCDRLQSWGYTPIVFSTYADHNLEAIAHHCQHQVSVISGPSGVGKSSLINHLIPDAHLRVGEVSGKLGKGRHTTRHVELFELPGTGLLADTPGFNQPDLTCAPSEVVQLFPEARQRLVAGETCQFSDCLHRDEPNCVVRGDWERYEHYLLFLDEAIAHQEATDRLRETESGFKAKTGEAGQTQYEPKLESKKYRRQSRKAQRQALQDLDIDRLMQDADLDE